The following proteins come from a genomic window of Macrobrachium nipponense isolate FS-2020 chromosome 18, ASM1510439v2, whole genome shotgun sequence:
- the LOC135197117 gene encoding uncharacterized protein LOC135197117: MKILIVLLLAALVAAKTKREAEAEPSGVYSHGPGYSYGYGFDTGLGHGHGHGLGHGIGHGIGIGHDHGFGHGVIVGHAGGHAHGLGHGHGYGHGYGHGEVSAYHHSLGHGHGIGGGHGFGIGHGIGHGIGHGIGHGIGHGIGHGHGHGHGHGHVVEHVHVEHGHGHRLGHGHGIGHLGFGHGHGIGFGHGLGHGHGHHVVEHVHHGPVYGGNSYLPYRGGFGHSLHKRKADPEAKAEANPEPLPEAKAEASPQPEADPVAKADPEPAASPNALPKALAKAKAKASAKSGVLGHGHGAVVGVSPVLGGLGVGHGGYGHGVAHDVVGHGVSHGVVGHGVSHGVVGHGVSHGVVGHGVSHGVVGHGVSHGVVGHGVSHGVVGHGVGHGVVGHGVSHGVVGHGVTHGVVGHGVSHGVVGHGVTHGVVSHGVSHGIGHAGHGAGYGDHGIGHGVVGHTVAHGVDHGYGIGHGIGHGVSHGFSHIGHDIGHGVGHGHGIGHGFGHGGAYGHDLGHAGVGHGIAHVGHGAVGVIHDGHLGHLDHHHHHGHDTTHVVDHSTHVFDDAHTHSHGHHGHGHGHVAHHAVGHGVGHGHHEHGVVHASGPVFGHGYGYAVGHGVGHGVGHGVGHGVGHGVGHGVGHGVGHAIGHGVAHGISHVGVSHGVGHDVGHGVVHGHDIGHGLGHGVSIGHGSSYYNPYSYTPVYTSSHH; the protein is encoded by the exons ATGAAGATCCTG ATAGTGTTACTCTTAGCGGCGTTAGTCGCGGCCAAAACGAAAAGAGAAGCCGAAGCCGAGCCCTCCGGAGTCTACAGCCACGGACCAGGCTACAGTTATGGGTACGGCTTTGATACTGGTCTCGGCCACGGCCACGGCCACGGTCTTGGCCATGGCATCGGACACGGAATTGGCATTGGGCACGATCACGGATTTGGACATGGCGTCATCGTAGGCCATGCTGGCGGACATGCCCATGGGCTTGGCCATGGACATGGTTATGGACATGGTTATGGACATGGTGAAGTTTCAGCCTACCATCACAGCTTAGGACATGGCCATGGCATCGGAGGTGGACATGGATTTGGAATTGGACATGGTATTGGTCATGGAATAGGCCATGGTATTGGTCATGGAATAGGCCATGGTATTGGTCATGGACATGGTCATGGTCATGGGCATGGGCATGTAGTGGAACACGTTCACGTAGAGCACGGTCACGGTCACAGACTTGGACATGGGCATGGCATTGGACACCTTGGATTTGGACATGGCCATGGAATTGGCTTTGGACATGGTCTCGGACACGGACACGGACATCATGTTGTTGAGCACGTCCACCATGGCCCAGTTTATGGAGGCAATTCATACCTTCCCTACAGAGGAGGTTTTGGCCACTCCCTCCACAAGAGGAAAGCAGACCCTGAAGCAAAGGCAGAGGCTAACCCCGAACCCCTTCCTGAAGCCAAGGCAGAGGCAAGCCCCCAACCTGAAGCTGACCCTGTAGCCAAGGCAGACCCTGAACCTGCAGCTAGCCCAAACGCACTACCTAAAGCACTGGCAAAGGCAAAGGCCAAGGCATCAGCAAAGTCAGGAGTCTTAGGACATGGTCATGGTGCAGTTGTCGGAGTTAGTCCCGTTCTTGGTGGACTTGGAGTTGGTCATGGAGGATATGGTCATGGTGTTGCCCATGATGTTGTAGGACATGGAGTTTCTCACGGTGTTGTAGGACATGGAGTTTCTCATGGTGTCGTAGGACATGGCGTTTCACATGGTGTCGTAGGACATGGCGTTTCACATGGTGTTGTAGGTCATGGTGTCTCTCATGGTGTAGTAGGACATGGAGTATCCCATGGTGTTGTAGGTCATGGTGTCGGTCATGGTGTAGTAGGACATGGTGTTTCACATGGAGTTGTAGGTCATGGAGTCACCCACGGTGTTGTAGGTCACGGTGTCTCACATGGCGTCGTAGGTCACGGTGTTACTCATGGTGTTGTAAGTCATGGTGTTTCCCATGGCATAGGGCATGCTGGACATGGTGCCGGATACGGAGATCATGGTATTGGACATGGAGTTGTTGGACATACAGTAGCCCATGGTGTTGACCATGGATATGGCATTGGACATGGCATTGGACACGGCGTAAGCCACGGATTTTCACACATTGGTCATGATATTGGTCACGGCGTTGGACACGGACATGGCATAGGCCACGGTTTTGGACATGGAGGTGCTTATGGGCATGACCTGGGTCACGCTGGCGTTGGCCACGGCATCGCTCACGTTGGGCATGGTGCTGTTGGCGTTATTCACGATGGGCATCTGGGTCACCTTGATCACCACCATCACCATGGGCACGATACCACCCACGTCGTGGATCACAGCACTCACGTTTTTGACGATGCCCACACCCACAGTCATGGCCACCATGGGCACGGCCACGGCCACGTCGCCCATCACGCAGTAGGCCACGGAGTTGGCCATGGGCATCATGAACACGGAGTTGTTCACGCATCAGGGCCCGTGTTTGGTCATGGTTATGGCTACGCTGTAGGCCATGGAGTTGGTCACGGAGTAGGTCATGGAGTAGGCCATGGTGTTGGCCACGGAGTAGGCCATGGTGTTGGCCACGGAGTAGGCCATGCTATTGGTCATGGTGTCGCTCATGGCATAAGCCATGTCGGCGTAAGTCACGGAGTGGGCCACGATGTCGGCCACGGAGTAGTTCACGGCCACGATATTGGCCACGGGCTCGGCCACGGAGTAAGTATAGGACATGGTTCCTCCTATTACAATCCTTACTCCTACACCCCAGTTTACACTTCATCTCACCATTAA